GCTTCGACATTCGCAAGTTGGTTCCCTTCGGCGGCAGCGTGCGCGCTGACATGGGACAGTCCCGCGGAGCGCAGTCCGGCGAGGCCGACCGGCACGCCGTGTGGCTTGAGATGCAGGGACTGGAGCCGAAGTTGAGCCCGCTCGACCCCATGGCGATTTTCGACGAGATTCAGCGCCTAGTTCCCGGCTATGACATCTCGCGTGTGAATCTGCTGGCTGGCAACGTCGAGCACACTTCGTTTAGCAAGAGCGGTCCGGGCGTGGCACATCACCCGGAGTCGATTTCTCCCGCCAACGACGGATTGTTTACGTCGGGTACGCTGGGACGCTACTCACGAACGTTGAAGTCCGTGATGGAGAGTCACGATGTGAAGCCCGCGGAAGTCGCTGCGGATTAGTATCGCCAGTACAAGTTGTCTTTGCCCAAGTTGTCCAACTGACAGTAAGAGCTACGAGTAAGAGAGGAAGCAAGGCTTGACGTTACCCATCTGGCTCTACATACTTGCGTCGGTGATCAAGTCCGGGTTGGTGCTGTTCGTGCTGCTCACCGCCGTGGCCTACACCGTGTGGCTGGAGCGCAAGGTGGTGGGCCACATGCAGAATCGCTGGGGCCCCACGCGGGTCGGCCCATTCGGCCTGCTGCAACCCGCCGCCGACGGAATCAAGTTTTTGTTTAAAGAAGACCTGACGCCGCCTCACGTCTACAAGCCGTTGTTCCTGGCGGCGCCGCTGATCGCCGTCATCTTTGCGCTGACATCCATCGCGGTCATTCCGTTTGGCAATTCGGTCACCATCGGCGGCTACAGCATTCCGTTGCAAATCACCGATGTGAACACGGGCCTGCTCCTGATTCTCGGCGTCACCTCGATCGGCGTGTACGGTGTCGCGCTCGCCGGATGGTCGTCGAATAATAAGTATTCTCTGCTTGGCGGCCTGCGCGCGAGCGCGCAGATGGTGAGCTACGAGATTTCTCTCGGCCTGTCCTTGGTGGGCGTGCTGATCATGTCGGGCAGCCTGAGCCTGCGCGTAATTGTGCAATCGCAGCAGGGACACTTCTGGGGATTCATTCCGCGCTGGAATATTTTCACTGGCCAGTTCATCGGCTTCTTCTGTTATCTTATGGCCGCCTACGCGGAAACGAACCGCATCCCATTCGATCTCCCTGAGGCCGAGACCGAACTGGTCGCGGGCTATCACACGGAATACAGCGCGATGAAATTTGCCATGTTCTTCATGGCCGAGTACGCCAACATGATCACGGTGGGCTCGCTGGCTACGCTGTTATTTTTCGGAGGATGGAACGGCCCGCTTTTCGGCCCCAGGATTCTTCAGACCGTCCTGCCAGTATTCTGGTTTGCGGCGAAGGTTTTCGCATTTCTCTTTTTATATATCTGGGTGCGGGGCACGTTGCCGCGCTTCCGTTATGACCAGTTGATGGCGTTTGGCTGGAAGTTTCTGCTTCCGCTGTCGCTGGCAAATCTGATCGCAACTGCGATTGCAGTAGCGTGGTAAAGAAGTTCTCAGTTCTCGGTCCTCGGTTCTCAGTCAGCGCGCACAAGCCGCAAACTGAGTGGCCGCTCCGGCGGGCTTTACTGAGAACTGAGAACTGGGAACTGAGACCTGATTCATGAGCATTCACCTAATCCTGTTCCTGGCTTTCGGGGCCGTTTGCGTGGCGGGGGCAATTAACCTGTTGGCGCAGACACATCCGATTAATAGCGCGTTGTCGCTGATTGCTGTGATGGCCGCACTGGCGGGCGAATATCTCCTATTAGGTGCGGAGTTCGTCGCAGCGGTGCAGGTGATCGTTTACGCCGGCGCCATCATGGTGCTCTTCGTTTTCACTATCATGCTCTTGAATGCCGGGGTCGAAGAGCGTACCCAGGGCAGCCGTGTCGCCATTTTATTTGGCGTCCCGGGAATGCTGCTGGGCAGTGTTCTGCTGGCCTGGGTCTTTCTGCGGCATTCCGGCACCGAAGCCGTGGCAGCGGGCGCTCTGCCGGGCGATCCCAACACCATCGGCGGATTGCTGTTTCACGATTTCCTGCTTCCCTTTGAAATTACTTCCGTCCTGATTCTGATCGCCATCATGGGCGCTGTTGTGCTGGCCAGCAAACCGGCGACTTCGGCGGTGGGCAAGGTGGAGGACTGATGGTGCCTCTTTCTTATTACCTCGTGCTGAGCGGAATTCTGTTCGCCTGCGGCGTGACCGGATTCCTCATCAAGCGCAACATCATCACCATCTTCATGTCGATTGAACTGATGCTGAACGGCGTGAATCTTTCGTTCGTCGCGTTCGCGGCGCATTGGCATTCACTGGCGGGGCAGGTTTTCGTCTTCTTCGTGATGGTCGTGGCCGCGGCGGAAGCGGCGGTCGGCCTGGCGATTATCATCGCCGTTTATCGCACGCGCGAAACTTTGAATGTGGATCAGGTGAACCTGCTCAAGCTATGACCTTAAAAATATGACTTCGTCTCTCAATCTGTGGCTGATCCCCGTGCTCCCGCTGGCGGGCGCCGCGATCAACGGCTTTCTCGGAAAGAAGTCGTCGCGCACCGCGGTGAGCGTGATTGCGCTATTTTTTTCTGGCGCTGCCTTCGCCTGGGCGCTGTCGGTTGCGCTGCGCGTTTCGGCCGAGTCTCTTCCGTATCAGGAATTCTTCGCGCACTGGATCCGCTCCGGCAGTTTTATGGTTGATTTCGCCTTCTACCTCGATCAGCTTTCGCTGATCATGCTGCTGGTCGTCACTGGCGTCGGATTTCTTATCCATATTTATTCCGTCGGCTACATGTGGGACGACCCTGGCTACTACCGCTTCTTCACTTATCTCAACCTATTCATGTTCTTCATGTTGACGCTGGTGCTGGCCAACAACTATCTGATGATGTTCATTGGATGGGAAGGCGTGGGCCTCGCGTCATATCTACTGATCGGATTCTGGTTCACCAAAGATTCCGCGGCATCGGCCGGCAAAAAGGCTTTCATCGTCAACCGCATTGGCGACTTCGGATTTCTTATCGGCATTTTTCTAATCATCCAGCATTTCGGCTCGCTGACCTTCACCGAAGTATTCGCCAAAGTTCAGCCGTTGGCACCGGAGACTGCCGGCGCTGGTTTTCTCACCGCGATGGGAATTTTGCTGATGGTCGGCGCTTGCGGAAAGTCCGCGCAGATCCCCCTCTACGTATGGCTTCCCGATGCCATGGAGGGGCCCACACCAGTTTCTGCGCTGATTCATGCTGCGACCATGGTGACAGCGGGAGTCTATATGGTCTCGCGCTCGCACATGATTTTCGAGCGCGCGCCAATGGCTCTGATGGTAGTCGCGATCATTGGAACGCTAACAGCATTTTTCGCCGCAACCATCGGCATTGCGCAAACCGACATCAAGAAAGTTCTCGCTTACTCCACCGTCTCGCAGCTGGGCTACATGTTCATGGCGTGCGGCGTGGGCGCATTTTCCGCCGGAATTTTTCACCTCATGACGCACGCCTTCTTCAAGGGCCTGCTATTCCTGGGCGCCGGTTCGGTGATCCACGCCGTGGCCGGCGAGCAGGACATGCGCAAGATGGGCGGCCTGCGCTCCTACATTCCGTGGACCTTCATGACCATGGGCATCGCGACGCTGGCCATCGCAGGAATTCCGCCATTTGCGGGCTTCTGGAGCAAAGACGAAATCCTCTGGAAGGCGTATCAGTCCAATCCGATTTACTGGGTGATTGGTGTCATCACCGCATTCATGACATCGTTCTACATGTTCCGTCTCTTGTTCATGACTTTTTGGGGCGATTATCAGGGCGCGCACGTGGATGAACATGGACACGCCTTCCACGCGCAGGGCGATCACGGCCATGGCGAGCCGCATGAAAGCCCCTGGGTAATGCTCGGGCCGCTGATGATTCTCGCGATCCTATCGACAGTCGGAGGTCTGGTCGGAATTCGCAATGGTTTCGAGCATTTCCTCGATCCGGTATTTGGCCATGAATTTCCCCGCGCCATGACCGAAGGCTCGGGGAGGACCGAACTCTTGTTGATGGCTTTTTCCGTGCTTTTCGCGTTGGCGGGCGCGATTCTGGCTTACGTGCTTTACGTGAGCAAACCGTATCTTCCGCAGAAGATCGCCGACGGGCTCAATGGCTTTTACGCCGCGGTCCTGAATAAATATTACGTTGACGAACTTTACGCCAAGCTCTTCGTTAAGCCGTTGATCGACGGATCGACCGCCATTCTGTGGCAGGGCGTCGACCGCAAAGTGATCGACGACTCGGTCAACAATGCGGCCGAGGGTGCGCGGCACGTCTCCGATGAAGTTCGCCACATGCAGTCGGGCAATTTGCGCTCCTATGCGGGCTGGGTTGCCGCCGGCGCCGCCGTAATGATTGCCTTCATGATCTGGATGGGGGTAGGACAATGATCGGTCGGACGATGAAGGTGGGCAGATGAACGGCCCCAGCCTCGATTCGATAATTCTCACGCTGGTGACTTTCGCGCCGCTCGCAGGCGCGGTGCTGCTCGTGCTGCTGCCGCGTCGTGACCGCGATATTCGAATATTCTCGCTCGTCGTCTCTTTACTAACTTTCGTGCTTTCGCTTCACCTTCCGGTCTATCTGCATCGCTCCCAGGCGGGGTTTCAGTACGAGATCGATCGTCCCTGGATTTCCACTCCCAACATTCACTACCACATGGGCATCGACGGTATCTCCGTGTGGCTCGTTGTGCTCACCACGTTCCTCACTCCACTGTGCGTGCTGATCTCCTGGAAATCTGTGCACGACCGGGTAAAGGAATTCTTCATTCTTCTGCTGATCATGGAAACGGCGCTGATCGGTGTTTTTACCTCGCTCGATCTTTTCCTCTTTTATTTCTTCTGGGAAGCCACGCTGATTCCGATGGCCCTGCTGATCGGCGTGTTCGGCCACGAGCGCAAGGTCTATGCAGCCGTGAAATTCTTCATGTACACGATGATCGCGTCTGTTTTCATGCTGGCAGCGATTCTGTGGCTGTACGCTCATACCGGCAGCTTCGACTTCGTCACGATCCGCGATCAGATTGCGCGCGGCGCAGTACCGAATTTCCCGGCCGCGGCACAGTGGTTGTTCCTTGGTTTTTTCCTGGCATTCGCGGTGAAGGTTCCGCTCTTCCCATTCCACACCTGGCTGCCGGATGCGCACGTCGAAGCCCCGACCGCGGGATCGGTGCTGTTGGCCGGCGTTCTGCTCAAGATGGGCACCTACGGCATGCTGCGCTTCAACCTCGGCCTGTTTCCCGAGCAAGCCCGCCACAACGCTTCATGGATCATGATCCTTGCCCTTATCGGGATCATTTATGGCGCACTGGTAGCGATGGTGCAGCCCAACATGAAGAAGCTGATCGCGTACTCTTCCGTCAGCCATCTGGGCTTCGTGGTGCTCGGCATCTTCAGCTTCACGCAAACTGGACTGAATGGCGCCATGTTCGTCATGCTGGCTCACGGAGTTTCGACCGGCGGGCTTTTCATGCTGGCCGGCATTCTCCACGAACGGCGCCACACTTATGAAATTTCGGAATTCGGCGGCCTCGCTTCCATCACGCCGATTTACGCAGCCTCGTATCTGTTCATCGTTCTGGCTTCGGTCGGACTTCCATTGCTCAACGGCTTTATCGGCGAATTCCTGGTGCTGAGCGGGGCATTTCAGGACAAAGCTATCTACGGAATTCTCGGCGCAACCGGCATCGTCTGGAGCGCGGCCTATCTGCTGTGGATGTACCAGCGCGTGTTCTATGGCAAGGTGACGAATCCCATCAATAATTCCATGGGCGACATGATCGGCTTCGAGAAGGCGGCCGTATGGCCTTGCGCAGCAGCCGCGCTGGCGATGGGCGTGGCTCCGATTTTGTGGCTGGGCGCCATCGATCCTGCCGTGCAGGCCGCGCTCACTCCGTTCACGCAGGTAGTCAGCAAGGTGGTGGGCCAATGACGGCACTCGCCTTACTCCAAACGACATTGCCAATCCCTCCGTCGGTTCCGCAGACGATTCCGCAAGGCGTCGATTATATCCGCGTTCTGCCCGAACTGATTCTCTCCGCCTTCGGCATCTTGGTCATGCTTCTCGATCCTCTGGTTGACGAAGAAAAGAGCCAGAAGTTGCTGGGTTTTCTGGGGCTCGGCGGCGCGGTCGCCGCGCTTCTCGCGACGTACTATATGGCGCATTTTCCCGGCCTCGCATTTTCCAACATGGTGAAGGTCGATTCCTTCAGCGTATTCTTCCATTTTCTGATCATTGCGATCGCTGCCGTCGTGATCCTCAGTTCGTTCGAGTACATGGCGGTGCAAAAGATTCGCGCGGGCGAGTATTACGCACTCGTTCTTTTCGGCACGGTCGGCATGGCTCTGATGTCCTCGGCCATTGAACTGGTTTTAATTTTTATCGGTCTGGAAATCTCTTCAATTTCCACTTACATCCTCGCAGGATTCCGTCGCAGCGAGGCCTCGAGCGCGGAATCGTCGCTCAAGTATTTTCTTCTCGGCTCTTTCGCGACCGCTTTTTTCCTTTATGGCGTGGCGCTCATGTTCGGCGCCACGGGATCCACGAACATTGCCCTCATCAGCCAGAAGCTGCAAGCCGGTCCTGTCGAAGTGCTCGTCTATGTGGCTATGGCACTAATGTTCGTCGGCCTTGGATTCAAAGTGGCTGCTGCGCCATTCCATATCTGGACGCCCGACGTTTACGAAGGTGCGCCCGCTCCCGTCGTCGGCTTCATGTCGACCGCACCCAAAGCGGCAGCTTTCGCCGTTCTGCTGCGCGTTGTATTCACCATCAATGCCCCTGGCCGCTATTGGCCCATCTGGGTGGCGGCGGCTTTCTCCATGACGCTGGGCAATATAGGCGCGCTCGTGCAGACGAATATTAAGCGTCTGCTGGCTTACTCTTCAATTGCCCATGCCGGATATGTTCTGGTGGCGTTCGCGATGACCGCCTCGGACAACTCCGCTGCCGGAATTTCCGCGGCCATGTTTTACACCGCTTCCTACGCCGCCATGAACGTGGGCGCGTTCGCGGTGGTCAGCCACTTCGCCAACGCCGGCGAGCGCTACGTGACCCTCGAAGACTATGAAGGTTTGGGCCGTACCTCTCCACTGCTGGCAGTTACACTCACAATTTTTCTGCTCTCGCTGATCGGCATCCCGATGACGGGAGGCTTTTTCGCCAAGTTCTACGTTTTCAGCGCGGCGGTGAAATCGAACTTGATTTGGCTCACCCTCATCGGCGTGGTAAACAGCGCCATCGGCGCTTACTACTATCTCCGCGTTGTGGTCGCGATGTACATGCGGGAATCACGTAAGCCCGTCCTAGTCGGTCCGGTTCCTTTTGGACTCGGCCTCGCGCTCGCGATCACCATTCTGGCCACGCTTTATCTTGGCATCCTGCCCAATCAGGTCCTGCAATACGCGCAACAGTCCGCGCAGGAGTTGCGTCCTCCGCAATTGCCCGCTGACTCCGCACAGGCCAGGCAAAACCCGCCCCCAGCGCGCGTTTCAGGGCGCTGATTTTTCCGCGAAAAATCGTGCGTCCCGGATTGACAAGAGGCTGCACCCGCATGCATCATGTGTGCACACGTTTCAGCTCATGTCCTTCCCTCTCGAGGAACAGACAGCGGCCTGGAGGAAATCAAATGTCTAAATTGATGCATCAGCTTTGGTCGGAAGATGCGGGACAAGACATCGCCGAGTACGCAGTAATGTTGGCGGTCATCCTAGTTCTGGTGGTGGGAACGGTCCGCTTGATCGGATCGAACGCCAATAATGCATTCTCAAGCGTTGCCAGCTCTCTCCAATAACTGGCGCCATTCTGTTCCATCGAATTTGTGCTAGACCGAGATTCTCTATGACACGATTTACTCCCGGCGCCGCGTATACCGCTTACTTCCGGTTTACGGAAGCAGCGGCTGCGGAGCAGCTTGGAGTGAGGATAAGCCACTAACGGCTACCTGAACGACAAGCTTCCACCGCAGCCGCGATCGAGAGATCGCGGCTTTTGTTTTACGCCAACGAGTCCACCAAGGAGAGCCAGCCATGATCGTCAACATGTCAGAGAAAGCCACCGAGCAGGAAATCAATCATGTCATTGAACGAATCCGCGAAGCTGGCTACCAGCCCCACGTCACACGCGGCACCGAGCGCACCATTGTCGCCGCCGTCGGTAGCGGACGCAGGCACGAGATCGAAGCGCTGCAAGTTGCTCCCGGCGTGGACAACGTGGTCGCGATCGCTCAACCCTTCAAACTGGTCAGCCGCCAGGTCAGGCCCGAACGCACCGTCGTAAACATCAATGGCGTTGCCATCGGTGGTCCTGAAGTCGTCGTCATCGCCGGCCCGTGTTCGGTTGAATCGCGCGCGCAGTTGTTCGACACGGCCCACGCCGTAAAACGAGCCGGAGCCGCGATGCTGCGTGGCGGTGCGTACAAACCACGCACTTCACCGTACGATTTTCAGGGCCTCGGCCTCGAGGCGCTGAAAATTCTGCGTGCCGCTCGCGAAGAAACCGGACTGCCCGTGGTCACCGAAGTGATGAGCACCGAAGATATCGACATAATTTGCGAACATGTGGACATGCTGCAAGTGGGTGCGCGCAACATGCAGAATTTCGCTCTGCTGCGCCGTCTCGCCACGGTCAGCAAGCCGATCCTGCTGAAGCGTGGGCCGTCTGCCACGGTGAAAGAATGGCTGCTTGCCGCCGAGTACCTGCTCTCGGGCGGCAATCAGCAAGTTGTCTTGTGCGAGCGCGGAATTAAGACCTTTGAAACTGAGATGCGCAATACCATCGACCTCGCGGCGGTCGCGTTGGCCCGCGATCTTTCGCACCTGCCCGTAATTGCGGATCCTTCGCACGGCACCGGCAAGCAAAGTTTGATCGCAGCTGTATCCCGTGCGGCGGTTGCTGTCGGCGCGGATGGATTGATCATTGAAGTTCATCCCTGCCCGGAGCGCGCTCTCTCCGATGGTCCGCAGTCGCTCGACTTCGCCGGTTTCGGCAAGGTTATGCGCTCCCTGGCGGAGCCGCTGCGGCAGACTGCCAGCCTGCCCGCTGCCCTGCCGGCAGCGTTGTAGTGGCAGTCACGGACCGCGCTGGAATCTGGATGGAACAGGAGCTTCTGTACGTGAAAAAGAATGTCTGGAGAGCTGTCGTCGAAGTGGCATTCATCGTTTTCCTGTTTTATTCCAATCTCCTGATGGGAGAGTTCGAACGGTCTGGGATGGGACAGAAAAAAGGTTGGGCTTGGGCACTCCGCGATGTGCTGACTCTGTCCAACTTCGAAATCGCCGCGATAGCGGCGCTACTCGGCTATTTCGCTTTCGAATTTCTTCGCAAGAAACTCTAGCAATCCCGAGAAGAGAAATCAGTCAGCTGTCCGCTGTCGGCCAAATCAACCCCATAAAACCCCTCTGACTTTTTGCGCTCGTTCCGAGGCTGATAATCTGAAAGTCCAGCTGAAAGCTGACGGCTGAGAGCTGACAGCTGTTTCCAGTGGACAAACGAAACGAAACGCTATAAAAAGAAAGCCAGCCTCGCGGCGTCGTCCGATGCGGTATGATTCGCCGCAAGCTATATTCCCGTGCTAAACGAAGAACGTCGCCGCGCCATTCTCGATCAACTCACCCATCAGGGCCGGGTTCTCGTCACCGAACTTGCCCGCCAATTCGAAACCTCGCAGGTTACGATTCGGAAGGATCTCGAAATCCTGCACGCTCACGGCCTGGTGCACCGCACTCATGGTGGCGCACTCCCTTCCCGCGACGGAGCGCTCGAAGACCCCACGCTGCGCGAAAAAGAAAAGCTGCACCACCAGGAAAAAATGCGTATCGCGGACAGCGCCGCTGAAAAAGTAAAAGAAGGTCAGGTGCTGATTCTCGACTCCGGCACCACGACCACCGCGATCGCCCGCGCCCTGCGCAATTTCAAGAACCTCACCATCATTACGAATGCCGTCAACATCGCCGCGGAACTCGCTGGCACAGCAGTCGAAGTGATTCTGACCGGCGGCACGCTGCGCAAGAATTCTTTTTCGCTCGTCGGCCCCATCGCCGAGGAAACCCTGCGCCGCCTCAGCGCCGATCTTTTATTTCTGGGCGTAGATGGCTTCGACGTCCACTACGGATTAAGCACGCCCAACCTTCTGGAAGCGAAAGTGAATCGCGTGATGGTCGAAGTCGCCAGGAAAACCGTGGCCGTCTGCGATGCCAGCAAATTTGGCCGCCGCAGCCTGAGCCTGATCGCTCCGCCTTCGGCGCTGCACGAAGTGATCACCGACCGCGGCGCTCCCAGGTCCGCCGTCCGCGCCCTGAAACAAGCCGGAATCGAAGTCACGCTGGTGTGAGAAAGCTCATTCGTCAGTTTGGGTTAAATTACAAATAGTTTTTCATCCTGAGCGAGCGCGTCGGTGAGCGAAGCGAACCGACGAGCGCAGTCGAAGGACCCCTGCAACTCCGCCGTTCCGTTGCTGTTGCAAGGCATTCTTACACGCACCAAGTACCCATGCCTCGTTTCGACGTCACCATCGCCGGCGAACTCAACCTCGACCTGATTCTCTACGGCCTTCCCGAGCAACTCCCGCCCGAGCGCGAACTGCTCGCTAGCCACATGATGCTCACCCTCGGCTCCTCCTCGGCGATCGTCGCGCATAACCTGGCCGCACTCGGCAGCCGCGTCGGATTTCAATCCTTAATCGGCGACGATCCCCTCGGACAAATCGCTCTCGATCGCCTGCAACAAAGCGGCGTCGACGTATCGCAAGTCCGCCGCGTCCCCGGCTCAACCACCACGGGACTAACCGTGATCCTCCATCACGAGCAGTGGCGCAACATTCTCACTTACGCGGGAACGATCGCGGAAACGTCCTGGCAGCATCTCGACCTCGACTACCTCGCCGACTCGCGCCACTTCCATCTATCGTCGTACTATTTGCAGCGCGCCCTACGCCCGCACGTCACCGAACTATTTCAACATCTGAAATCGAAAGGCCTAATGATTTCTCTCGACACCAACGATGATCCCGAAGATAAATGGGAAGCCAAAGGGGAAGGCGGCCTGCAAGAAGTCCTGCGCCACGTCGACGTCTTCCTTCCCAACGAACGCGAAGCCTGCAAAGCGGCCGGAACCGAAGACTTGGAAGTTGCGATCAAGAAACTTTCGAAGCTGGTGCCGCTGGTAGTAGTAAAGCTAGGTCCGAAGGGAGCCCTGGCTCAGCGCGGCGCAGAACGCATCACCGTCCCGTCGGAGCCAGTCGTGCCGGTAGACACCGTCGGTGCCGGCGACAGCTTCGATGCCGGCTTCCTGCATGAATATGTCCGTGGCGCAGACCTGCCTA
Above is a window of Candidatus Sulfotelmatobacter sp. DNA encoding:
- the nuoH gene encoding NADH-quinone oxidoreductase subunit NuoH, whose protein sequence is MTLPIWLYILASVIKSGLVLFVLLTAVAYTVWLERKVVGHMQNRWGPTRVGPFGLLQPAADGIKFLFKEDLTPPHVYKPLFLAAPLIAVIFALTSIAVIPFGNSVTIGGYSIPLQITDVNTGLLLILGVTSIGVYGVALAGWSSNNKYSLLGGLRASAQMVSYEISLGLSLVGVLIMSGSLSLRVIVQSQQGHFWGFIPRWNIFTGQFIGFFCYLMAAYAETNRIPFDLPEAETELVAGYHTEYSAMKFAMFFMAEYANMITVGSLATLLFFGGWNGPLFGPRILQTVLPVFWFAAKVFAFLFLYIWVRGTLPRFRYDQLMAFGWKFLLPLSLANLIATAIAVAW
- a CDS encoding NADH-quinone oxidoreductase subunit J; amino-acid sequence: MSIHLILFLAFGAVCVAGAINLLAQTHPINSALSLIAVMAALAGEYLLLGAEFVAAVQVIVYAGAIMVLFVFTIMLLNAGVEERTQGSRVAILFGVPGMLLGSVLLAWVFLRHSGTEAVAAGALPGDPNTIGGLLFHDFLLPFEITSVLILIAIMGAVVLASKPATSAVGKVED
- the nuoK gene encoding NADH-quinone oxidoreductase subunit NuoK, which codes for MVPLSYYLVLSGILFACGVTGFLIKRNIITIFMSIELMLNGVNLSFVAFAAHWHSLAGQVFVFFVMVVAAAEAAVGLAIIIAVYRTRETLNVDQVNLLKL
- the nuoL gene encoding NADH-quinone oxidoreductase subunit L is translated as MTSSLNLWLIPVLPLAGAAINGFLGKKSSRTAVSVIALFFSGAAFAWALSVALRVSAESLPYQEFFAHWIRSGSFMVDFAFYLDQLSLIMLLVVTGVGFLIHIYSVGYMWDDPGYYRFFTYLNLFMFFMLTLVLANNYLMMFIGWEGVGLASYLLIGFWFTKDSAASAGKKAFIVNRIGDFGFLIGIFLIIQHFGSLTFTEVFAKVQPLAPETAGAGFLTAMGILLMVGACGKSAQIPLYVWLPDAMEGPTPVSALIHAATMVTAGVYMVSRSHMIFERAPMALMVVAIIGTLTAFFAATIGIAQTDIKKVLAYSTVSQLGYMFMACGVGAFSAGIFHLMTHAFFKGLLFLGAGSVIHAVAGEQDMRKMGGLRSYIPWTFMTMGIATLAIAGIPPFAGFWSKDEILWKAYQSNPIYWVIGVITAFMTSFYMFRLLFMTFWGDYQGAHVDEHGHAFHAQGDHGHGEPHESPWVMLGPLMILAILSTVGGLVGIRNGFEHFLDPVFGHEFPRAMTEGSGRTELLLMAFSVLFALAGAILAYVLYVSKPYLPQKIADGLNGFYAAVLNKYYVDELYAKLFVKPLIDGSTAILWQGVDRKVIDDSVNNAAEGARHVSDEVRHMQSGNLRSYAGWVAAGAAVMIAFMIWMGVGQ
- a CDS encoding NADH-quinone oxidoreductase subunit M; its protein translation is MNGPSLDSIILTLVTFAPLAGAVLLVLLPRRDRDIRIFSLVVSLLTFVLSLHLPVYLHRSQAGFQYEIDRPWISTPNIHYHMGIDGISVWLVVLTTFLTPLCVLISWKSVHDRVKEFFILLLIMETALIGVFTSLDLFLFYFFWEATLIPMALLIGVFGHERKVYAAVKFFMYTMIASVFMLAAILWLYAHTGSFDFVTIRDQIARGAVPNFPAAAQWLFLGFFLAFAVKVPLFPFHTWLPDAHVEAPTAGSVLLAGVLLKMGTYGMLRFNLGLFPEQARHNASWIMILALIGIIYGALVAMVQPNMKKLIAYSSVSHLGFVVLGIFSFTQTGLNGAMFVMLAHGVSTGGLFMLAGILHERRHTYEISEFGGLASITPIYAASYLFIVLASVGLPLLNGFIGEFLVLSGAFQDKAIYGILGATGIVWSAAYLLWMYQRVFYGKVTNPINNSMGDMIGFEKAAVWPCAAAALAMGVAPILWLGAIDPAVQAALTPFTQVVSKVVGQ
- a CDS encoding NADH-quinone oxidoreductase subunit N, with the translated sequence MTALALLQTTLPIPPSVPQTIPQGVDYIRVLPELILSAFGILVMLLDPLVDEEKSQKLLGFLGLGGAVAALLATYYMAHFPGLAFSNMVKVDSFSVFFHFLIIAIAAVVILSSFEYMAVQKIRAGEYYALVLFGTVGMALMSSAIELVLIFIGLEISSISTYILAGFRRSEASSAESSLKYFLLGSFATAFFLYGVALMFGATGSTNIALISQKLQAGPVEVLVYVAMALMFVGLGFKVAAAPFHIWTPDVYEGAPAPVVGFMSTAPKAAAFAVLLRVVFTINAPGRYWPIWVAAAFSMTLGNIGALVQTNIKRLLAYSSIAHAGYVLVAFAMTASDNSAAGISAAMFYTASYAAMNVGAFAVVSHFANAGERYVTLEDYEGLGRTSPLLAVTLTIFLLSLIGIPMTGGFFAKFYVFSAAVKSNLIWLTLIGVVNSAIGAYYYLRVVVAMYMRESRKPVLVGPVPFGLGLALAITILATLYLGILPNQVLQYAQQSAQELRPPQLPADSAQARQNPPPARVSGR
- the aroF gene encoding 3-deoxy-7-phosphoheptulonate synthase, producing MIVNMSEKATEQEINHVIERIREAGYQPHVTRGTERTIVAAVGSGRRHEIEALQVAPGVDNVVAIAQPFKLVSRQVRPERTVVNINGVAIGGPEVVVIAGPCSVESRAQLFDTAHAVKRAGAAMLRGGAYKPRTSPYDFQGLGLEALKILRAAREETGLPVVTEVMSTEDIDIICEHVDMLQVGARNMQNFALLRRLATVSKPILLKRGPSATVKEWLLAAEYLLSGGNQQVVLCERGIKTFETEMRNTIDLAAVALARDLSHLPVIADPSHGTGKQSLIAAVSRAAVAVGADGLIIEVHPCPERALSDGPQSLDFAGFGKVMRSLAEPLRQTASLPAALPAAL
- the agaR gene encoding transcriptional repressor AgaR; amino-acid sequence: MLNEERRRAILDQLTHQGRVLVTELARQFETSQVTIRKDLEILHAHGLVHRTHGGALPSRDGALEDPTLREKEKLHHQEKMRIADSAAEKVKEGQVLILDSGTTTTAIARALRNFKNLTIITNAVNIAAELAGTAVEVILTGGTLRKNSFSLVGPIAEETLRRLSADLLFLGVDGFDVHYGLSTPNLLEAKVNRVMVEVARKTVAVCDASKFGRRSLSLIAPPSALHEVITDRGAPRSAVRALKQAGIEVTLV
- a CDS encoding sugar kinase; translated protein: MPRFDVTIAGELNLDLILYGLPEQLPPERELLASHMMLTLGSSSAIVAHNLAALGSRVGFQSLIGDDPLGQIALDRLQQSGVDVSQVRRVPGSTTTGLTVILHHEQWRNILTYAGTIAETSWQHLDLDYLADSRHFHLSSYYLQRALRPHVTELFQHLKSKGLMISLDTNDDPEDKWEAKGEGGLQEVLRHVDVFLPNEREACKAAGTEDLEVAIKKLSKLVPLVVVKLGPKGALAQRGAERITVPSEPVVPVDTVGAGDSFDAGFLHEYVRGADLPTCLKSGNLAGAFSTTRPGGTEAFRDAEHRKKFLAERGA